A stretch of Aerococcus christensenii DNA encodes these proteins:
- a CDS encoding RluA family pseudouridine synthase, with protein sequence MQKEWDYSASSSKRLDHFLVEKANQYSRSQWGKWIKEGRVTVNDKVRKASYPLEEGDKVTFFPPEEKNVHLPLAEAMTLEIVYEDKDLLVVNKPSGLVVHPSKDHETGTLVNGLLAHVQAKGERLAHEGESFRPGIVHRIDKDTSGLLVMAKTEAAFEGLSDQIQSHQAKRSYLALAYGEVTSDQGTITYPLKRHPVDRMRYIADLEGKSAVTHYKRLSHSSDYTLLELDLETGRTHQIRAHLAAIHHPLVDDPLYAKSYRQHFFQQDGQCLHAYRLAFKHPISHEDLVFSVPLPAAFRQLIVHTLGEGALKVLPN encoded by the coding sequence ATGCAAAAAGAATGGGATTATAGCGCGTCTTCCAGTAAGCGTCTTGATCATTTTTTGGTAGAGAAGGCTAATCAATATAGTCGGAGTCAATGGGGAAAATGGATCAAAGAAGGACGCGTGACAGTGAATGATAAGGTGAGAAAAGCCAGCTATCCTTTGGAAGAAGGGGACAAGGTGACTTTCTTCCCCCCTGAAGAAAAGAACGTTCATTTGCCACTTGCAGAAGCCATGACCTTGGAGATTGTTTATGAGGATAAGGACCTTTTAGTCGTGAATAAACCTTCCGGACTGGTGGTTCATCCCTCTAAAGATCATGAAACAGGGACTTTAGTCAACGGCTTGTTGGCTCATGTTCAAGCTAAGGGCGAACGTTTGGCACATGAAGGGGAAAGTTTTCGTCCGGGCATTGTGCATCGGATTGATAAGGATACGTCTGGCCTTCTCGTAATGGCCAAAACAGAAGCGGCTTTTGAAGGCTTGAGCGATCAGATTCAGAGTCATCAGGCCAAAAGGTCTTATTTAGCCTTGGCTTATGGCGAAGTGACGAGTGACCAAGGGACGATTACTTATCCGCTCAAGCGTCACCCAGTTGATCGTATGCGTTACATTGCAGATCTGGAGGGAAAGTCTGCCGTGACTCACTACAAACGTCTCTCTCATTCTTCAGACTATACACTTTTAGAATTAGACTTAGAGACTGGACGGACGCATCAAATTCGCGCCCATCTTGCTGCTATTCACCATCCCTTAGTGGATGATCCTCTCTATGCGAAGTCTTATCGCCAGCACTTCTTTCAACAGGATGGACAATGTTTGCATGCTTATCGTTTAGCCTTTAAACATCCGATCAGTCACGAAGACTTGGTGTTCTCTGTCCCTCTTCCAGCCGCCTTTAGGCAGTTAATCGTACACACTTTGGGAGAAGGAGCCTTGAAGGTCTTGCCAAATTAA
- the lspA gene encoding signal peptidase II → MLFYLLSIVLFIFDQVIKYWVVHHLALHQGLPFIRSVLSLYYLQNRGAAWGMLAGHMWFFIPMTLLVVGAIITYYHREKLSRRGQVIGLACILAGALGNFVDRIRLGYVVDMFRLEFIDFPVFNFADACLTIGAILLIIDALFLEREGK, encoded by the coding sequence ATGTTGTTTTATTTATTAAGTATCGTTTTATTCATCTTTGACCAAGTTATTAAATATTGGGTGGTTCACCATCTCGCCCTCCATCAAGGCCTTCCATTCATTCGATCCGTCCTTTCCCTTTATTATCTTCAAAATCGGGGAGCAGCTTGGGGCATGTTAGCTGGTCATATGTGGTTCTTTATTCCGATGACCTTGCTAGTGGTAGGGGCGATTATAACTTATTACCACCGAGAAAAGCTCAGTAGAAGAGGACAAGTGATCGGTTTGGCGTGCATCCTCGCAGGTGCCTTGGGAAATTTTGTGGACCGTATCCGGTTGGGCTATGTTGTAGATATGTTTCGTTTAGAATTTATAGATTTTCCTGTTTTTAATTTTGCAGATGCTTGTCTAACCATCGGCGCTATTCTGTTGATTATAGATGCTCTTTTCTTGGAAAGAGAGGGAAAATAA
- a CDS encoding ribonuclease H1 domain-containing protein, with translation MKYYAVKKGRQPGVYTSWDSCQEQIKGYSNASFKSFTDKAQAQAFVNGEKDQASESACGKEEVAVAYVDGSYNLSDKRYGFGGIVLYQGESKTFYGGGERQELLEMRNVSGEMMAAMRAVTYALEVKAKALEIHYDYQGIGKWVSGEWQAKNAFTQAYRDYMREKGKELAITYIKVKAHSNDHYNDIADQLAKKGSFVNK, from the coding sequence TTGAAGTATTATGCAGTAAAAAAAGGGCGTCAACCAGGGGTCTATACTTCTTGGGATTCTTGCCAAGAACAGATCAAGGGCTATTCTAATGCAAGTTTTAAGTCTTTTACAGATAAGGCTCAGGCACAAGCTTTTGTGAATGGAGAAAAAGATCAGGCTTCAGAGTCTGCTTGTGGAAAGGAAGAAGTAGCTGTCGCTTATGTGGATGGCTCTTATAATCTTTCTGACAAGCGGTATGGATTTGGGGGTATTGTTCTCTATCAGGGAGAATCGAAAACCTTTTATGGAGGGGGAGAGAGACAAGAACTTCTTGAGATGCGAAATGTTTCCGGTGAAATGATGGCTGCTATGCGGGCAGTCACCTATGCTCTCGAAGTAAAAGCTAAGGCCTTAGAGATTCATTATGATTATCAAGGAATAGGCAAATGGGTATCTGGTGAATGGCAGGCTAAGAATGCTTTCACTCAAGCTTATAGAGACTATATGCGAGAGAAAGGCAAAGAATTAGCCATCACTTATATCAAAGTCAAAGCGCACTCTAATGATCATTATAATGATATCGCTGATCAGTTGGCTAAGAAGGGATCCTTTGTTAACAAATAA